CTCTTGTCGAAGAGCATGACTGTGATTACAAGTTGATCTGCGAGATGCATAAGCCAGACCTTGCACTCTTCGAGTCGGGAGTTTATTCAAACTCATCTCGAAGAATTCGAAACACGGACGCATATCCAGAGATTCCTAAGGTTGGATTTCTTAACGCTGACGCTTATTGCAAGTCCCGAAAAATGTTTCTCGCGGATATGGCAAGTTGGGGCGTCGATACCTTTTTTACACTCTCTGTATCGATGGCAGAGTACACACCTGAAATCGCAGATCGACTGTTCGTTTGGCCTAATTTCGCTGATGATAATGTCTATAAAGATTACTCGGAAAGCAAAAATATTCCGGTACTGTTCACAGGCAGTCTTCGAATTCACTACCCATGGCGTAACAGGATCTATCGACGTGTGAGCCAATATTACCCAACCTTAACCTGTCCACACTTTGGATGGTTTCACGAATCCGACACAGCCAGAATGCTTTCGGGCGAGAGGTATGCCCGGCTACTCAATTCCAGTTCCATAGTGCCGGCATGCGGCACAATTGCAAACGAAGTTGTTCGCAAGCATTTCGAAGTACCGGGATCCATGACATGCCTGCTCGCAGAACGATCGCAAGGGCTCGAAGCTGCCGGTTTCGTCGACATGGTAAATTGCGTGTTTGCTGAGGAGCACAATGTACTAGACAAGCTGGACTATCTCTTTACGCATTCCGACGAGTTAAAACAGATAACTTCAGCCGGGCATGATCTAGTCCACTCCGCACATACGATTCGGCATAGAGATCAGCTATATCAATGGTTCTGCCTGCAAAGAGCGTTACAGCCGAATCAAAGAATAATCCAACCTGGGCCCTTTGAAAGATTGGTACTAACAGACAAGGCGACAGACCGTAATTCTCATGTCTGCGCCAATGGGATAGACCGCGAACTACTGAAGCGTGGATATCTCCAGGTATGGACAGGCAGATATGCGGAAGCAAATACTACCTTCCTGCGATGCTTGAATTACCACATTATGCCTGAGCCAAAGCTCGGCCTGGTCATCAGTAATCTCCTTGCGGGCGACGCGCGCCAAGCTCAAAGCTGGTGCATCCGAATGCTCGAAACCGTGCTGGAAGAGCCGCATGTCATCGTGCCAGATCCAGTGGAGTGGGCATATTTCATCCTGATGACGTTATGCCGTGGAAAGGAAGATGAAGCACTTTCCGCGGCCATGGAGTTTCCTCAATTACACCATCGCGAACTGGATCGCGTGAGGCTCCTGATTTACAGATTGAGGGGCATTGAACCAGACGCTGCGAAGGCTTACAATTCGCCCGCTAACTACTCAGTCCACAAACTACCTGAGCTCGATGTCAAGGAGTGGTTCGATCTTGTTTGCCGAATGCTGAAGGCCTGCGATCAGTCGAGAATCGCGGAGCGTGCCGCGCAAGCAGCGACATCCGTAACCCATCCATTTGGATCTATGGCAACTCGCGCAGAAGTCCGTGCAGATCATACTACCCCGCCGCCTAAGTTGCATTGGGATAGCTACAAGGTAAGTTCGATCAGACGTTTGCAACGGTGGGGCTTCAAACGCCTGAGGCATGTAATTAACGGCGGTTTGCGCAGGATTGAGACCCGTGTGGGTTATTTCTTGCCCTACAAAGTCTCGAAGGCCTCGCGGGACGACTTTTTCCAGGCAGTCGAGGCATTGTCGAGTGAAGAGCAGGTCAGCACAGTCGTGCTCATTGGTGCGCGCCATGGAAATTATGTAACGGATTGCTGCTTACATGGACTAAGAAAAAATCCACGCTTTCCGTCCGTAATTTGCGTTAGTGAAAGTGACTCTTCGTTCGAACAATTGCAACGTATTTACGCACAAGATCCGAATGTCAGCCAGATAACAAAACCCGCTGATCCATTGCCCCCCGAGGCATCGCTCTTATTGGTCATTGACGGGTCCGAACTGATGGCGAGCACCCACTACGAACAATATCGCGATCGAGCTACAGTTGTAGTTCTTGAAGACATCAATCAGGCAGATGTCTACGAATTTCATCGTAGCCTCACGATCAATGATCGTTATGCTTTAGTCGCCCACAATTCCGAACATCGAAATGGCTATGCCATCCTCCGCAAGAGGTGGAATACGCCATCGCCAATTCATCCGTAAGAACAATCCTGCAAAGTCACTTCAAAACGGAGTAGAGGCCGTGCTCACGCGCTTAGCCCATGTTGCTGAATCTTGTATAACAAGGCGCGATAGCTGATATTCAAATTGCTTGCTGCACGTCTCCGGTTCCATCCGGATGCAGTCAAAGCCTCTTTGATCATGCGGCTCTCGGTCTGATGCTTCACGTCGTTCACCACGCCTTTCATACCAAGCTGACTTGGCGCGGTGATTGCCTGCGTGGACTTTGTCTGTGTCTTTCTTCTCAGATCCTCATAAGCGGAGTCCTGATCCTGAAGCACAAGCAGGCGTGTCACGAAATTGCGCAATTCGCGGAGGTTTCCTGGCCAGTGATACTCCTGTGCAGCCTCTATCAACCTGTTAGAGAAAGAGCAGGGTTCACGCCCCGCGCTCGCGGATCCACGATTGATCATTTGTTCGATAAGAAGCGGTATCTCCTCGCGTCGATCTCGAAGTGATGGGACGACCAGGGTGAAGGCGCTAATGCGATAGTACAGATCTTCCCTGAACCTTTTTTCGTTAATCGCGACTTCAATGTTCACGTTCGTAGCTGCCAGAATCCGGACGTCAACATGAGTTGAGGATCGAGCTCCTAGACGACTGAAAGACCCGTCCTGCAAAACGTGAAGCAGTTTTGCCTGCATCTGCAAACTCATCTCGCCAATTTCATCGAGCAGCAGCGTCCCCTGATCTGCGAGTTCAAAGCTACCCGGCTTAGCTTTCACTGCCCCTGTAAAAGCTCCTGCCTCGTAACCAAACAACTCGCTTTCAAGAAGCTCACTGGGAATCGCGGCCGTATTCACATTTACAAATTTCTTGCCCGATCGCACGTGATACTTATGCAGTAATCTGGCGACAACCTCTTTGCCGACGCCGCTCTCACCAAGAATCAATACAGGATAGTCGACAGTCGCAAGGATGCCGATGTTCTTATGCAACTGCATCATCGCAGGGCACCCGGCAAGAAAGAACCCGTGATCGTCCAATTCTTCCAGGTGGAAAGAGGGCGGCTCCTTGGGGCTGATTGACGGCGGATATCCAGATGTCGCTTGAGAACATGCGGATTCTGAAATCAGTTTCTCTAAATCCTGACGCAGAAATGGCTTGCTGAGTACACGGTTGATACCCCAGGATTTCGCCTGAACCTTCCACGATGTATCGCCTATCTCCGTGAGAAGACAAACTCTCTCAATTCCGATGCGCTGTAGAAGAGAGGGGGCAAACAAGCGGTCAAGATCTTCATCTTTTACTACATCCAGTAAAAGAAGATCCCATTCCATGTTTCCACGCAATGCGTCAAAGGCTTCGTCAGAAGATGAGACGCATAGCGCCTCATGACCTTCAGCCTCAAGAAAGTTTTGGATCAGATTGCGCACACGGAAATCTTCACTAATAGCGAGAAGTCTTACTCCTAGGCACACAAGAACACCTCAACGTAGATGT
This DNA window, taken from Acidicapsa ligni, encodes the following:
- a CDS encoding glycosyltransferase family protein, which encodes MFLADMASWGVDTFFTLSVSMAEYTPEIADRLFVWPNFADDNVYKDYSESKNIPVLFTGSLRIHYPWRNRIYRRVSQYYPTLTCPHFGWFHESDTARMLSGERYARLLNSSSIVPACGTIANEVVRKHFEVPGSMTCLLAERSQGLEAAGFVDMVNCVFAEEHNVLDKLDYLFTHSDELKQITSAGHDLVHSAHTIRHRDQLYQWFCLQRALQPNQRIIQPGPFERLVLTDKATDRNSHVCANGIDRELLKRGYLQVWTGRYAEANTTFLRCLNYHIMPEPKLGLVISNLLAGDARQAQSWCIRMLETVLEEPHVIVPDPVEWAYFILMTLCRGKEDEALSAAMEFPQLHHRELDRVRLLIYRLRGIEPDAAKAYNSPANYSVHKLPELDVKEWFDLVCRMLKACDQSRIAERAAQAATSVTHPFGSMATRAEVRADHTTPPPKLHWDSYKVSSIRRLQRWGFKRLRHVINGGLRRIETRVGYFLPYKVSKASRDDFFQAVEALSSEEQVSTVVLIGARHGNYVTDCCLHGLRKNPRFPSVICVSESDSSFEQLQRIYAQDPNVSQITKPADPLPPEASLLLVIDGSELMASTHYEQYRDRATVVVLEDINQADVYEFHRSLTINDRYALVAHNSEHRNGYAILRKRWNTPSPIHP
- a CDS encoding sigma-54-dependent transcriptional regulator; translated protein: MRNLIQNFLEAEGHEALCVSSSDEAFDALRGNMEWDLLLLDVVKDEDLDRLFAPSLLQRIGIERVCLLTEIGDTSWKVQAKSWGINRVLSKPFLRQDLEKLISESACSQATSGYPPSISPKEPPSFHLEELDDHGFFLAGCPAMMQLHKNIGILATVDYPVLILGESGVGKEVVARLLHKYHVRSGKKFVNVNTAAIPSELLESELFGYEAGAFTGAVKAKPGSFELADQGTLLLDEIGEMSLQMQAKLLHVLQDGSFSRLGARSSTHVDVRILAATNVNIEVAINEKRFREDLYYRISAFTLVVPSLRDRREEIPLLIEQMINRGSASAGREPCSFSNRLIEAAQEYHWPGNLRELRNFVTRLLVLQDQDSAYEDLRRKTQTKSTQAITAPSQLGMKGVVNDVKHQTESRMIKEALTASGWNRRRAASNLNISYRALLYKIQQHGLSA